From Mya arenaria isolate MELC-2E11 chromosome 1, ASM2691426v1, a single genomic window includes:
- the LOC128228181 gene encoding guanylate-binding protein 4-like gives MPDNEIDQEFLQRVNDLHKYLCDCSPLKLKSGKPINGRMLKTIIISYMNYVKENTAPCLQDAMKLMADKENQFAVRKASECYQEEMKKRINKHIPNESGLERYHNDCMDIAVNKLKELVVVDDSDLFHRKASECFENQLKRFKSIVERDSLERCRRSLEKLDKKIQLKIREKKYAHVDGYSEYIADINTLTGEFTKQELYLGSKTRAALQGYMDGKVEEQLVYKMVKEKNEHQLHRFSSGSVVLPMEFADVTKGEQSSKKKALESFKKNEKDGLMSLGSEIIENLEMKLQEMEQAKTELSEDDTYYKQLVAEFDAWNNIYKQENSRRVRRFRSQSQSQNRS, from the exons ATGCCGGATAATGAGATTGACCAAGAGTTTTTGCAACGGGTAAACGACTTGCACAAATACCTATGTGACTGTAGCCCGTTGAAACTCAAATCAGGCAAGCCCATAAACGGCAGAA TGCTGAAAACGATCATAATAAGCTACATGAATTACGTGAAGGAAAACACGGCGCCGTGTTTACAAGATGCTATGAAACTAATGGCTGACAAGGAAAATCAGTTTGCAGTAAGGAAAGCGTCAGAATGCTACCAAGAAGAAATGAAAAAGAggataaacaaacacataccaAATGAGAGCGGGCTTGAGAGATATCACAATGATTGCATGGACATTGCTGTCAATAAACTAAAGGAACTTGTTGTTGTAGATGACAGTGACTTATTTCACAGAAAAGCGTCC gaatgttttgaaaatcaattGAAACGTTTCAAGTCAATCGTAGAGAGAGACTCCCTTGAGAGATGCAGAAGGTCTCTAGAAAAGCTCGACAAAAAAATTCAACTGAAAATCAGAGAGAAGAAGTATGCGCATGTGGACGGCTACAGCGAATACATAGCAGACATCAACACTCTTACTGGTGAATTTACAAAGCAAGAACTTTACCTTGGATCAAAG ACTAGAGCCGCTTTGCAGGGATATATGGATGGAAAGGTCGAAGAACAACTTGTCTACAAAATGGTTAAGGAAAAAAATG AACATCAGTTACATCGCTTTTCATCTGGATCAGTTGTTTTGCCAATGGAATTTGCAGATGTTACAAAAGGAGAACAATCAAGTAAAAAGAAGGCACTtgagtcatttaaaaaaaatgaaaaggatGGGCTGATGAGTCTTGGAtctgaaatcattgaaaatctggAAATGAAGTTACAAGAAATGGAGCAGGCTAAGACCGAGTTATCAGAAGACGACACATACTATAAGCAACTTGTAGCAGAGTTTGACGCCTGGAATAATATCTACAAACAGGAAAACTCACGAAGGGTCCGACGATTCCGAAGCCAATCCCAAAGCCAAAACCGGTCATGA